A portion of the Syngnathoides biaculeatus isolate LvHL_M chromosome 7, ASM1980259v1, whole genome shotgun sequence genome contains these proteins:
- the vcam1b gene encoding vascular cell adhesion protein 1b isoform X1, with amino-acid sequence MRPLVCFFSGALMWWWWRCVHGLRVDISPGRPLFKLGERGQLWCSVSECAAAPVVSWTPLGDRPLDADVETRGLLSLLTFDPVEMQHEGPLLCKVTCGEQRKHAKTHVGLYAFPSDPVILGHDTVREGEESTLTCEVRDLYPAEMLTLDWLRGEQVLRSVAGEAGATAVRSTYGFTPRRAESGQNLTCRATLELRDLMPRERTRLVHARIRVTFAPVVTALSDPGAVPSGSVLVLKCSAAGDPPPVLTWTFRPEGRGAPQVKGHGGELALVAQEGEYRCEAHNQEGKDSKAVRVQVYAPPSNTSMWVHPGQEVLEGQRVTFVCRSDGAPPPSLVLRRDGAELQVSDTAPSLTFSLMAQPQDSAHYQCAAANAFGTQRVTRRVAVTAVNQLTICRWRGGVVVVVRLCEAHPLRVEVRPQVASAAVNSAVLLTCECWGCSSPPTLTWTRTAPSGAVPPPQEESRLVLRDVQPRDRGGYVCRATCDNVTRSGRATVHVYSLPSDPVVREGGAVPLGQEARLRCDVRDVFPAERLRLSWRWGDENLPVRTFEPRPSPRNISAVLSRRADAERRLVSCEARLLTEAGAVWRSRKSSVLLTVHSPPRNTTVLVLPSASVSAGQNVTVLCRSGGFPPPGVVLRKVSDGTERRSADGIFPLVNVTARDSGLYRVNATNDLGHQVRVFRLNVTEPSVMTPPTLTAVLVPATVGAVGLAAAALVLDYLRRSKKKRSYRLTPSEPPAEGHALSAAPTL; translated from the exons ATGCGTCCACTCGTCTGCTTCTTCTCAG GTGCGCtgatgtggtggtggtggcggtgcGTCCACGGCCTCCGGGTGGACATTTCTCCCGGCAGGCCGCTCTTCAAGCTGGGCGAGCGCGGGCAGCTTTGGTGCTCCGTGAGCGAGTGCGCCGCGGCGCCCGTCGTCTCGTGGACGCCGCTCGGCGACCGGCCCCTCGACGCCGACGTGGAAACTCGGGGCCTTCTGTCGCTGCTGACCTTTGACCCCGTGGAGATGCAGCACGAGGGTCCGCTGCTGTGTAAAGTCACGTGCGGGGAGCAGCGCAAACACGCGAAAACGCACGTCGGCCTTTACG CCTTCCCGTCGGACCCCGTCATCCTCGGTCACGACACTGTCCGCGAGGGGGAGGAGTCTACGCTGACGTGCGAGGTGCGTGACCTTTACCCCGCCGAAATGCTGACTCTGGATTGGCTGAGAGGAGAGCAGGTGCTGCGCAGCGTCGCGGGGGAGGCCGGCGCCACCGCCGTCCGGTCGACTTACGGCTTCACGCCTCGTAGGGCGGAGTCGGGGCAAAACCTCACCTGCCGGGCCACTCTGGAACTGCGGGACCTGATGCCCCGCGAACGCACCCGCCTCGTCCACGCCCGCATCCGCGTCACGT TCGCTCCAGTGGTGACGGCGCTGTCGGACCCCGGCGCGGTGCCTTCGGGGTCCGTCCTGGTTCTGAAGTGCTCTGCCGCCGGCGACCCGCCGCCGGTCCTCACGTGGACGTTCAGGCCCGAGGGACGTGGGGCGCCgcaggtcaagggtcacggtggGGAGCTGGCGCTGGTCGCACAGGAGGGGGAGTATCGCTGCGAGGCGCACAACCAGGAGGGCAAAGACAGCAAGGCGGTCCGGGTTCAAGTCTACG CTCCACCCAGCAACACGTCCATGTGGGTGCATCCGGGTCAGGAAGTTCTGGAAGGCCAGCGGGTCACCTTCGTTTGTCGCTCGGACGGAGCCCCGCCCCCTAGCCTGGTGCTCAGGAGGGACGGAGCGGAGCTCCAGGTGTCGGACACCGCCCCCTCGCTAACCTTTAGCCTAATGGCGCAGCCTCAAGACTCCGCCCACTACCAGTGCGCTGCCGCCAACGCCTTCGGAACGCAACGAGTCACGCGGCGCGTCGCCGTCACAG CCGTCAATCAATTGACGATTTGTCGGTGGCGTggcggcgttgttgttgttgtgcgtTTGTGTGAAGCTCACCCGCTGCGCGTGGAGGTGCGCCCGCAGGTGGCGTCGGCGGCCGTGAATTCCGCCGTTCTTCTGACGTGTGAATGTTGGGGGTGTTCGTCGCCGCCCACGCTCACCTGGACGAGGACGGCACCCTCGGGCGCCGTCCCGCCGCCCCAAGAGGAGTCTCGCCTCGTCCTGCGGGACGTCCAGCCGCGGGACCGAGGAGGATACGTGTGCCGGGCCACCTGCGACAACGTCACCAGGAGCGGCCGGGCCACCGTCCACGTCTACT CGCTGCCGTCCGATCCGGTGGTGAGGGAGGGCGGGGCGGTGCCGCTGGGCCAGGAGGCGCGGCTCCGGTGCGACGTGAGGGACGTGTTCCCGGCCGAGCGGCTCCGTCTGTCGTGGCGGTGGGGCGACGAGAACCTGCCGGTCCGGACCTTCGAGCCCCGGCCGTCCCCGCGGAACATCTCGGCCGTGCTGAGTCGCCGCGCCGACGCCGAGCGGCGCCTGGTGAGCTGCGAGGCCCGGCTGCTGACGGAGGCCGGCGCCGTGTGGAGGTCCAGGAAGTCCAGCGTGCTTCTCACCGTCCACT CTCCTCCCAGGAACACGACGGTCCTGGTTCTGCCGTCGGCGTCGGTGTCGGCGGGCCAGAACGTGACCGTGTTGTGTCGTTCCGGCGGTTTTCCGCCGCCCGGCGTCGTCCTGCGAAAAGTGTCGGACGGGACGGAGCGCCGCtcggccgacgggatcttcccATTGGTCAACGTGACGGCCCGCGACTCGGGGCTCTACCGGGTCAACGCGACCAACGACTTGGGCCACCAGGTCCGGGTGTTCCGCCTCAACGTGACAG AGCCTAGCGTTATGACTCCGCCCACTCTCACCGCCGTCCTGGTGCCGGCCACCGTCGGTGCGGTCGGATTGGCCGCCGCCGCTCTGGTCCTGGACTACCTGAGAAGGTCCAAGAAGAAACGATCCTACCGGCTGACGCCCTCAGAGCCTCCGGCTGAAGGCCACGCCCTCAGCGCCGCCCCCACCCTGTGA
- the cdc14ab gene encoding LOW QUALITY PROTEIN: dual specificity protein phosphatase CDC14AB (The sequence of the model RefSeq protein was modified relative to this genomic sequence to represent the inferred CDS: inserted 1 base in 1 codon; substituted 1 base at 1 genomic stop codon) yields MTHTPVLAALFGVTGGAEPLGTAEFIKERLYFATLRSKPKSTSNTHYFCTDDEFVYENFYADFGPLNLAMLYRYCCKLNKKLKSFTLSRKRIVHYSSFDQRKRSNAAVLIGGYAVIYLKKTPEEAYRALGSGSNAAYLPFRDASFGKCTFNLSVLDCLQGIRKALQHGFFNFESFDVDEYEHYERVENGDLNWIVPGKLLAFSGPHPKSTIENGYPLHAPERYFPYFRSGGVTAVVRLNKKIYEGARFADAGFRHCDLFFPDGSTPSDAIVRRFLALCDATSGALAVHCKAGLGRTGTLIGCYLMKRYRFTAPEAIAWIRICRPGSVIGPQQNFLEEKQTWLWSLCDRKRSQGSAAEDEMRVRDIVVAVDRLSFNPAEATHAGAARPPPGSDRSHEPRARTRVNVLSTQSEXQRAVASNSGRXIASLEMSPPPPERLLRA; encoded by the exons ATGACCCACACCCCGGTTCTGGCCGCCTTGTTCGGCGTGACGGGCGGGGCCGAACCGCTGGGAACCGCCGAGTTTATCaaag AGCGTCTGTATTTTGCGACGTTGCGAAGCAAACCCAAAAGCACGAGCAACACTCACTACTTCTGCACCGACGACGAATTTGTTTACGAGAA TTTCTACGCCGACTTTGGTCCCCTCAACTTGGCCATGTTGTACCGGTACTGCTGCAAGCTGAACAAGAAGCTGAAG TCGTTCACGTTGAGCCGTAAACGAATCGTCCACTACAGCAGCTTTGACCAGAGGAAACGCTCCAATGCGGCCGTGCTCATCGGAGGATACGCG gtGATCTACTTGAAGAAAACTCCTGAAGAGGCTTACAGAGCTTTGGGTTCGGGGTCCAACGCCGCTTACCTTCCCTTCAG GGATGCGTCGTTTGGGAAGTGCACCTTCAACCTGAGCGTTCTGGACTGCCTGCAGGGCATCAGGAAG GCTCTCCAACACGGGTTCttcaattttgagtcttttgaCGTGGACGAGTACGAACATTACGAG CGCGTGGAGAACGGAGATCTCAACTGGATTGTTCCGGGAAAACTTCTGGCCTTTAGCGGACCGCATCCCAAAAGCACAATTGAGAATG GCTACCCGCTTCACGCCCCCGAGCGCTACTTCCCGTACTTCCGCAGCGGCGGCGTGACTGCGGTCGTGCGTCTCAACAAGAAGATCTACGAGGGCGCTCGCTTCGCGGACGCCGGCTTCCGCCACTGCGATCTGTTTTTCCCGGACGGGAGCACGCCCAGCGACGCCATCGTGCGGCGTTTCCTGGCGCTGTGCGACGCCACGAGCGGCGCTCTGGCCGTGCACTGCAAAG CCGGCCTGGGCCGGACGGGCACCCTGATCGGCTGCTACCTGATGAAGCGGTACCGGTTCACGGCGCCGGAAGCCATCGCCTGGATCCGGATCTGCAGGCCCGGGTCGGTGATTGGACCTCAGCAGAACTTCCTGGAAGA GAAGCAAACGTGGCTGTGGTCGCTCTGCGACCGAAAGCGCTCGCAGGGCTCGGCGGCCGAGGACGAGATGCGCGTCCGCGACATCGTGGTCGCCGTGGACCGCCTCAGCTTCAACCCGGCAGAAGCGACGCACGCCGGCGCCGCTCGGCCTCCGCCTGGCTCGGACCGCTCGCACGAGCCTCGCGCGCGCACGCGAGTCAACGTGTTGTCGACGCAGAGTG GCCAGCGAGCGGTCGCCTCCAACTCAGGGAGATAAATTGCGAGCCTTGAAATGTCGCCGCCCCCTCCGGAACGCCTCCTCCGCGCCTGA
- the vcam1b gene encoding vascular cell adhesion protein 1b isoform X2, translated as MRPLVCFFSGALMWWWWRCVHGLRVDISPGRPLFKLGERGQLWCSVSECAAAPVVSWTPLGDRPLDADVETRGLLSLLTFDPVEMQHEGPLLCKVTCGEQRKHAKTHVGLYAFPSDPVILGHDTVREGEESTLTCEVRDLYPAEMLTLDWLRGEQVLRSVAGEAGATAVRSTYGFTPRRAESGQNLTCRATLELRDLMPRERTRLVHARIRVTFAPVVTALSDPGAVPSGSVLVLKCSAAGDPPPVLTWTFRPEGRGAPQVKGHGGELALVAQEGEYRCEAHNQEGKDSKAVRVQVYAPPSNTSMWVHPGQEVLEGQRVTFVCRSDGAPPPSLVLRRDGAELQVSDTAPSLTFSLMAQPQDSAHYQCAAANAFGTQRVTRRVAVTAHPLRVEVRPQVASAAVNSAVLLTCECWGCSSPPTLTWTRTAPSGAVPPPQEESRLVLRDVQPRDRGGYVCRATCDNVTRSGRATVHVYSLPSDPVVREGGAVPLGQEARLRCDVRDVFPAERLRLSWRWGDENLPVRTFEPRPSPRNISAVLSRRADAERRLVSCEARLLTEAGAVWRSRKSSVLLTVHSPPRNTTVLVLPSASVSAGQNVTVLCRSGGFPPPGVVLRKVSDGTERRSADGIFPLVNVTARDSGLYRVNATNDLGHQVRVFRLNVTEPSVMTPPTLTAVLVPATVGAVGLAAAALVLDYLRRSKKKRSYRLTPSEPPAEGHALSAAPTL; from the exons ATGCGTCCACTCGTCTGCTTCTTCTCAG GTGCGCtgatgtggtggtggtggcggtgcGTCCACGGCCTCCGGGTGGACATTTCTCCCGGCAGGCCGCTCTTCAAGCTGGGCGAGCGCGGGCAGCTTTGGTGCTCCGTGAGCGAGTGCGCCGCGGCGCCCGTCGTCTCGTGGACGCCGCTCGGCGACCGGCCCCTCGACGCCGACGTGGAAACTCGGGGCCTTCTGTCGCTGCTGACCTTTGACCCCGTGGAGATGCAGCACGAGGGTCCGCTGCTGTGTAAAGTCACGTGCGGGGAGCAGCGCAAACACGCGAAAACGCACGTCGGCCTTTACG CCTTCCCGTCGGACCCCGTCATCCTCGGTCACGACACTGTCCGCGAGGGGGAGGAGTCTACGCTGACGTGCGAGGTGCGTGACCTTTACCCCGCCGAAATGCTGACTCTGGATTGGCTGAGAGGAGAGCAGGTGCTGCGCAGCGTCGCGGGGGAGGCCGGCGCCACCGCCGTCCGGTCGACTTACGGCTTCACGCCTCGTAGGGCGGAGTCGGGGCAAAACCTCACCTGCCGGGCCACTCTGGAACTGCGGGACCTGATGCCCCGCGAACGCACCCGCCTCGTCCACGCCCGCATCCGCGTCACGT TCGCTCCAGTGGTGACGGCGCTGTCGGACCCCGGCGCGGTGCCTTCGGGGTCCGTCCTGGTTCTGAAGTGCTCTGCCGCCGGCGACCCGCCGCCGGTCCTCACGTGGACGTTCAGGCCCGAGGGACGTGGGGCGCCgcaggtcaagggtcacggtggGGAGCTGGCGCTGGTCGCACAGGAGGGGGAGTATCGCTGCGAGGCGCACAACCAGGAGGGCAAAGACAGCAAGGCGGTCCGGGTTCAAGTCTACG CTCCACCCAGCAACACGTCCATGTGGGTGCATCCGGGTCAGGAAGTTCTGGAAGGCCAGCGGGTCACCTTCGTTTGTCGCTCGGACGGAGCCCCGCCCCCTAGCCTGGTGCTCAGGAGGGACGGAGCGGAGCTCCAGGTGTCGGACACCGCCCCCTCGCTAACCTTTAGCCTAATGGCGCAGCCTCAAGACTCCGCCCACTACCAGTGCGCTGCCGCCAACGCCTTCGGAACGCAACGAGTCACGCGGCGCGTCGCCGTCACAG CTCACCCGCTGCGCGTGGAGGTGCGCCCGCAGGTGGCGTCGGCGGCCGTGAATTCCGCCGTTCTTCTGACGTGTGAATGTTGGGGGTGTTCGTCGCCGCCCACGCTCACCTGGACGAGGACGGCACCCTCGGGCGCCGTCCCGCCGCCCCAAGAGGAGTCTCGCCTCGTCCTGCGGGACGTCCAGCCGCGGGACCGAGGAGGATACGTGTGCCGGGCCACCTGCGACAACGTCACCAGGAGCGGCCGGGCCACCGTCCACGTCTACT CGCTGCCGTCCGATCCGGTGGTGAGGGAGGGCGGGGCGGTGCCGCTGGGCCAGGAGGCGCGGCTCCGGTGCGACGTGAGGGACGTGTTCCCGGCCGAGCGGCTCCGTCTGTCGTGGCGGTGGGGCGACGAGAACCTGCCGGTCCGGACCTTCGAGCCCCGGCCGTCCCCGCGGAACATCTCGGCCGTGCTGAGTCGCCGCGCCGACGCCGAGCGGCGCCTGGTGAGCTGCGAGGCCCGGCTGCTGACGGAGGCCGGCGCCGTGTGGAGGTCCAGGAAGTCCAGCGTGCTTCTCACCGTCCACT CTCCTCCCAGGAACACGACGGTCCTGGTTCTGCCGTCGGCGTCGGTGTCGGCGGGCCAGAACGTGACCGTGTTGTGTCGTTCCGGCGGTTTTCCGCCGCCCGGCGTCGTCCTGCGAAAAGTGTCGGACGGGACGGAGCGCCGCtcggccgacgggatcttcccATTGGTCAACGTGACGGCCCGCGACTCGGGGCTCTACCGGGTCAACGCGACCAACGACTTGGGCCACCAGGTCCGGGTGTTCCGCCTCAACGTGACAG AGCCTAGCGTTATGACTCCGCCCACTCTCACCGCCGTCCTGGTGCCGGCCACCGTCGGTGCGGTCGGATTGGCCGCCGCCGCTCTGGTCCTGGACTACCTGAGAAGGTCCAAGAAGAAACGATCCTACCGGCTGACGCCCTCAGAGCCTCCGGCTGAAGGCCACGCCCTCAGCGCCGCCCCCACCCTGTGA
- the vcam1b gene encoding vascular cell adhesion protein 1b isoform X4: MRPLVCFFSGALMWWWWRCVHGLRVDISPGRPLFKLGERGQLWCSVSECAAAPVVSWTPLGDRPLDADVETRGLLSLLTFDPVEMQHEGPLLCKVTCGEQRKHAKTHVGLYAFPSDPVILGHDTVREGEESTLTCEVRDLYPAEMLTLDWLRGEQVLRSVAGEAGATAVRSTYGFTPRRAESGQNLTCRATLELRDLMPRERTRLVHARIRVTFAPVVTALSDPGAVPSGSVLVLKCSAAGDPPPVLTWTFRPEGRGAPQVKGHGGELALVAQEGEYRCEAHNQEGKDSKAVRVQVYAPPSNTSMWVHPGQEVLEGQRVTFVCRSDGAPPPSLVLRRDGAELQVSDTAPSLTFSLMAQPQDSAHYQCAAANAFGTQRVTRRVAVTAVNQLTICRWRGGVVVVVRLCEAHPLRVEVRPQVASAAVNSAVLLTCECWGCSSPPTLTWTRTAPSGAVPPPQEESRLVLRDVQPRDRGGYVCRATCDNVTRSGRATVHVYSLPSDPVVREGGAVPLGQEARLRCDVRDVFPAERLRLSWRWGDENLPVRTFEPRPSPRNISAVLSRRADAERRLLLPGTRRSWFCRRRRCRRART; encoded by the exons ATGCGTCCACTCGTCTGCTTCTTCTCAG GTGCGCtgatgtggtggtggtggcggtgcGTCCACGGCCTCCGGGTGGACATTTCTCCCGGCAGGCCGCTCTTCAAGCTGGGCGAGCGCGGGCAGCTTTGGTGCTCCGTGAGCGAGTGCGCCGCGGCGCCCGTCGTCTCGTGGACGCCGCTCGGCGACCGGCCCCTCGACGCCGACGTGGAAACTCGGGGCCTTCTGTCGCTGCTGACCTTTGACCCCGTGGAGATGCAGCACGAGGGTCCGCTGCTGTGTAAAGTCACGTGCGGGGAGCAGCGCAAACACGCGAAAACGCACGTCGGCCTTTACG CCTTCCCGTCGGACCCCGTCATCCTCGGTCACGACACTGTCCGCGAGGGGGAGGAGTCTACGCTGACGTGCGAGGTGCGTGACCTTTACCCCGCCGAAATGCTGACTCTGGATTGGCTGAGAGGAGAGCAGGTGCTGCGCAGCGTCGCGGGGGAGGCCGGCGCCACCGCCGTCCGGTCGACTTACGGCTTCACGCCTCGTAGGGCGGAGTCGGGGCAAAACCTCACCTGCCGGGCCACTCTGGAACTGCGGGACCTGATGCCCCGCGAACGCACCCGCCTCGTCCACGCCCGCATCCGCGTCACGT TCGCTCCAGTGGTGACGGCGCTGTCGGACCCCGGCGCGGTGCCTTCGGGGTCCGTCCTGGTTCTGAAGTGCTCTGCCGCCGGCGACCCGCCGCCGGTCCTCACGTGGACGTTCAGGCCCGAGGGACGTGGGGCGCCgcaggtcaagggtcacggtggGGAGCTGGCGCTGGTCGCACAGGAGGGGGAGTATCGCTGCGAGGCGCACAACCAGGAGGGCAAAGACAGCAAGGCGGTCCGGGTTCAAGTCTACG CTCCACCCAGCAACACGTCCATGTGGGTGCATCCGGGTCAGGAAGTTCTGGAAGGCCAGCGGGTCACCTTCGTTTGTCGCTCGGACGGAGCCCCGCCCCCTAGCCTGGTGCTCAGGAGGGACGGAGCGGAGCTCCAGGTGTCGGACACCGCCCCCTCGCTAACCTTTAGCCTAATGGCGCAGCCTCAAGACTCCGCCCACTACCAGTGCGCTGCCGCCAACGCCTTCGGAACGCAACGAGTCACGCGGCGCGTCGCCGTCACAG CCGTCAATCAATTGACGATTTGTCGGTGGCGTggcggcgttgttgttgttgtgcgtTTGTGTGAAGCTCACCCGCTGCGCGTGGAGGTGCGCCCGCAGGTGGCGTCGGCGGCCGTGAATTCCGCCGTTCTTCTGACGTGTGAATGTTGGGGGTGTTCGTCGCCGCCCACGCTCACCTGGACGAGGACGGCACCCTCGGGCGCCGTCCCGCCGCCCCAAGAGGAGTCTCGCCTCGTCCTGCGGGACGTCCAGCCGCGGGACCGAGGAGGATACGTGTGCCGGGCCACCTGCGACAACGTCACCAGGAGCGGCCGGGCCACCGTCCACGTCTACT CGCTGCCGTCCGATCCGGTGGTGAGGGAGGGCGGGGCGGTGCCGCTGGGCCAGGAGGCGCGGCTCCGGTGCGACGTGAGGGACGTGTTCCCGGCCGAGCGGCTCCGTCTGTCGTGGCGGTGGGGCGACGAGAACCTGCCGGTCCGGACCTTCGAGCCCCGGCCGTCCCCGCGGAACATCTCGGCCGTGCTGAGTCGCCGCGCCGACGCCGAGCGGCGCCTG CTCCTCCCAGGAACACGACGGTCCTGGTTCTGCCGTCGGCGTCGGTGTCGGCGGGCCAGAACGTGA
- the rtca gene encoding RNA 3'-terminal phosphate cyclase isoform X2, translating into MCGGVLQGGAVGSTDVSLTPGKIRAGNYTADTRTAGSVCLLLQVALPCALYADDISNLILRGGTNAEMAPQIDYAVNVFKPIVEKFGVHFDCDIKMRGFYPKGGGEVRAAVHPVKELQAVTMLERGNIAKIHGRAYVAGVLPFKLAKDMAAAAVRTIRREIKDLYVDIQAVQEKEKAYGNGNGIIIIAESRTGCLFAGSALGKKGVYADKIGTEAAEMLLRNIRHNGCVDEFLQDQLIVFMALAKGTSRIRTGAVTLHTQTAVHVAQQMTQAKFTITKCEDELGVTYIIECQGSGLSNPNL; encoded by the exons ATGTGCGGCGGCGTCCTGCAGGGCGGCGCCGTCGGCTCCACCGACGTCAGCCTGACGCCGGGAAAGATTCGAGCTGGAAACTACACAGCGGACACGCGCACGGCGGG GAGTGTGTGTCTGTTACTGCAAGTGGCGCTGCCGTGCGCTCTCTACGCGGACGACATCTCAAACCTGATCCTCAGAGGAGGAACCAACGCGGAAATGGCGCCACAAATAGACTACGCCGTCAAC GTCTTCAAACCAATCGTGGAAAAGTTTGGAGTCCATTTTGACTGTGACATCAAAATGAG AGGTTTTTACCCAAAGGGTGGCGGCGAGGTGCGCGCGGCGGTGCACCCGGTCAAAGAGTTGCAGGCCGTCACCatgttggagaggggaaacATCGCAAAGATTCACGGGAGGGCGTATGTGGCCGGGGTTCTGCCTTTCAAG CTGGCCAAGGACATGGCGGCGGCCGCCGTGCGAACCATCCGCAGAGAGATCAAAGATCTGTAcgtcgacatccaagcggtgcAGGAGAAGGAGAAAGCGTACGGCAACGGAAATGGAATCAT aATCATTGCAGAGTCACGCACAGGATGTTTGTTTGCGGGCTCCGCGCTGGGCAAAAAAG GGGTGTACGCTGACAAAATTGGCACGGAGGCGGCGGAGATGCTGCTAAGAAACATTCGTCACAACGGCTGCGTGGATGAATTCCTCCAGGACCAG CTGATCGTCTTCATGGCCCTGGCCAAGGGGACGTCTCGGATCCGGACGGGGGCCGTCACCCTCCACACCCAGACCGCCGTCCACGTAGCCCAACAGatgactcag gcAAAGTTCACAATAACCAAATGTGAGGATGAGCTCGGCGTCACGTACATTATCGAATGTCAGGGGTCAGGCCTCAGCAACCCAAACTTGTAG
- the vcam1b gene encoding vascular cell adhesion protein 1b isoform X3 yields the protein MRPLVCFFSGALMWWWWRCVHGLRVDISPGRPLFKLGERGQLWCSVSECAAAPVVSWTPLGDRPLDADVETRGLLSLLTFDPVEMQHEGPLLCKVTCGEQRKHAKTHVGLYAFPSDPVILGHDTVREGEESTLTCEVRDLYPAEMLTLDWLRGEQVLRSVAGEAGATAVRSTYGFTPRRAESGQNLTCRATLELRDLMPRERTRLVHARIRVTFAPVVTALSDPGAVPSGSVLVLKCSAAGDPPPVLTWTFRPEGRGAPQVKGHGGELALVAQEGEYRCEAHNQEGKDSKAVRVQVYAPPSNTSMWVHPGQEVLEGQRVTFVCRSDGAPPPSLVLRRDGAELQVSDTAPSLTFSLMAQPQDSAHYQCAAANAFGTQRVTRRVAVTAVNQLTICRWRGGVVVVVRLCEAHPLRVEVRPQVASAAVNSAVLLTCECWGCSSPPTLTWTRTAPSGAVPPPQEESRLVLRDVQPRDRGGYVCRATCDNVTRSGRATVHVYSPPRNTTVLVLPSASVSAGQNVTVLCRSGGFPPPGVVLRKVSDGTERRSADGIFPLVNVTARDSGLYRVNATNDLGHQVRVFRLNVTEPSVMTPPTLTAVLVPATVGAVGLAAAALVLDYLRRSKKKRSYRLTPSEPPAEGHALSAAPTL from the exons ATGCGTCCACTCGTCTGCTTCTTCTCAG GTGCGCtgatgtggtggtggtggcggtgcGTCCACGGCCTCCGGGTGGACATTTCTCCCGGCAGGCCGCTCTTCAAGCTGGGCGAGCGCGGGCAGCTTTGGTGCTCCGTGAGCGAGTGCGCCGCGGCGCCCGTCGTCTCGTGGACGCCGCTCGGCGACCGGCCCCTCGACGCCGACGTGGAAACTCGGGGCCTTCTGTCGCTGCTGACCTTTGACCCCGTGGAGATGCAGCACGAGGGTCCGCTGCTGTGTAAAGTCACGTGCGGGGAGCAGCGCAAACACGCGAAAACGCACGTCGGCCTTTACG CCTTCCCGTCGGACCCCGTCATCCTCGGTCACGACACTGTCCGCGAGGGGGAGGAGTCTACGCTGACGTGCGAGGTGCGTGACCTTTACCCCGCCGAAATGCTGACTCTGGATTGGCTGAGAGGAGAGCAGGTGCTGCGCAGCGTCGCGGGGGAGGCCGGCGCCACCGCCGTCCGGTCGACTTACGGCTTCACGCCTCGTAGGGCGGAGTCGGGGCAAAACCTCACCTGCCGGGCCACTCTGGAACTGCGGGACCTGATGCCCCGCGAACGCACCCGCCTCGTCCACGCCCGCATCCGCGTCACGT TCGCTCCAGTGGTGACGGCGCTGTCGGACCCCGGCGCGGTGCCTTCGGGGTCCGTCCTGGTTCTGAAGTGCTCTGCCGCCGGCGACCCGCCGCCGGTCCTCACGTGGACGTTCAGGCCCGAGGGACGTGGGGCGCCgcaggtcaagggtcacggtggGGAGCTGGCGCTGGTCGCACAGGAGGGGGAGTATCGCTGCGAGGCGCACAACCAGGAGGGCAAAGACAGCAAGGCGGTCCGGGTTCAAGTCTACG CTCCACCCAGCAACACGTCCATGTGGGTGCATCCGGGTCAGGAAGTTCTGGAAGGCCAGCGGGTCACCTTCGTTTGTCGCTCGGACGGAGCCCCGCCCCCTAGCCTGGTGCTCAGGAGGGACGGAGCGGAGCTCCAGGTGTCGGACACCGCCCCCTCGCTAACCTTTAGCCTAATGGCGCAGCCTCAAGACTCCGCCCACTACCAGTGCGCTGCCGCCAACGCCTTCGGAACGCAACGAGTCACGCGGCGCGTCGCCGTCACAG CCGTCAATCAATTGACGATTTGTCGGTGGCGTggcggcgttgttgttgttgtgcgtTTGTGTGAAGCTCACCCGCTGCGCGTGGAGGTGCGCCCGCAGGTGGCGTCGGCGGCCGTGAATTCCGCCGTTCTTCTGACGTGTGAATGTTGGGGGTGTTCGTCGCCGCCCACGCTCACCTGGACGAGGACGGCACCCTCGGGCGCCGTCCCGCCGCCCCAAGAGGAGTCTCGCCTCGTCCTGCGGGACGTCCAGCCGCGGGACCGAGGAGGATACGTGTGCCGGGCCACCTGCGACAACGTCACCAGGAGCGGCCGGGCCACCGTCCACGTCTACT CTCCTCCCAGGAACACGACGGTCCTGGTTCTGCCGTCGGCGTCGGTGTCGGCGGGCCAGAACGTGACCGTGTTGTGTCGTTCCGGCGGTTTTCCGCCGCCCGGCGTCGTCCTGCGAAAAGTGTCGGACGGGACGGAGCGCCGCtcggccgacgggatcttcccATTGGTCAACGTGACGGCCCGCGACTCGGGGCTCTACCGGGTCAACGCGACCAACGACTTGGGCCACCAGGTCCGGGTGTTCCGCCTCAACGTGACAG AGCCTAGCGTTATGACTCCGCCCACTCTCACCGCCGTCCTGGTGCCGGCCACCGTCGGTGCGGTCGGATTGGCCGCCGCCGCTCTGGTCCTGGACTACCTGAGAAGGTCCAAGAAGAAACGATCCTACCGGCTGACGCCCTCAGAGCCTCCGGCTGAAGGCCACGCCCTCAGCGCCGCCCCCACCCTGTGA